Below is a genomic region from Theileria equi strain WA chromosome 4 map unlocalized gcontig_1105316255045, whole genome shotgun sequence.
ACAGGTGAGTTGTAGAGATATCCATAGTACAAACCCTTTAATGCAGTCTAAGGAGTAGCGAGCAATGGCGAACAAAGTGAGCTCAAGCGACGATGTAACTTGTTCACCTactccatctaccaatgaatacacaggctcccaTCCTGCTATTGTtacattatacaactcaATGCTTGGCATGTCACCGTCACTCTTCCACTCatccatcattcttctagatACTCCTAATAAGTCTAAGAAAGACACTAATGGAgaagctcctatactaaggtatactcgccattactacctagtctctgacgtcggtaggtcattcttccttccgttatactccagtaatgaccttaatcctactcttccttaggctcccgTTGGTTGCCACAGagctcctttcagtcgctCATGCTCACCACTCCGTAGTTCGCATTCATTCCGCTACGCTACATTCACATTCTACACACtattctaggtacccctgtcTCCTATGGGTTCGATTTCCTCGCTGTGTTTTCGCTCTGCTCAAGATTTGGCGGTCGTTAGGGCCCATTACCTACGCTAAACATACTTTAATACCTATATACCCATCTTTGTGGTCATATCTTTCCCTGGTGCTAAAAACACTCCACTTGCAGTCTCTCGGTTTCGCTCTCTGCATCCCGAGTGTGGCACCCGCTGCAAGTGGATTCGCCTTTTCCTTCACCTTTTGTTTGTACCATAAAATCAACTTGGCGTACTAACATGTAACAAAATGTTTAGAAGCAGCGAAAAACGGGCCAAGAACTTCGCGACCGACCTGGTACGTCCATTTCCTTCATTTATCCTCTTTATACGCAACAAATTGCAAATGCATACGTAAATATGCATCCTAAATTTTCCGCAGACACCCGAGGAGCTCGAGGGGTTGGTACAGGCGCTCAGCGAGGAGCAGAAAGCGCTTCTCCACGAGATTAAGCAAACGTTCATGGCAAACGTATATGGAAATGAGCTGCTCTTTGACGACCTTTTTTTCGTCAGGTTTGGACGGTAATTTGAGGGACATTCGACTTTCAGGTTCCTGAGGGCCAGGAGTTTTGACCTTAAAAAGACGACCGTTATGCTCAACAAGTACTTTGCCTGGAGGACCGAAACTGATGTCCCCAGGATCATAACGGTGAGTTTAATGCAATGTCTTGAGCAAGGCGAAGACTGGCaagtcccgaagaatgagggatgcgaACTACTAGcggagctaggaggagcATAATGCTGTCGATGGCATAAGCCAGAGGcagcctgagcgactaacaggagctctagGGGAGACCGTCAGGCGACCATTTGTGCGGACTTTGCATTAGGTATTATCCTACATCAATCCTGCGATTTTAAACCTGTCTAGTCACAACCATTTATGCGCATGTACAGACTGACATGACTGAAATTCGAGAAAAACTTCGAGTACATCATCCGCACGCCTACCATGGAGTAGACAAGATGGGAAGACCCATTTATATCGAAAGGATTGGACTATCCAATCCATCAAAAGCATTGCATGAACTAAGCACGCAGCAGCTTACAGAGTACTATGTTCAAAGATACGAGTATCGTAGGTTTTGCGTAAATGCATGTTGGTAGGTTGTTGGTACGACTAGGAAGTGTAGCTACTCATattgttctgtggatagtctctctgacggtgagctagttgtgagggaggatgaatgcaTGGATGAGTAGGTAGGATGACTTCTCTGACAATCTATGATCATGTGTCCTAGTACTCCATTCGGAAGACagatggatataatggAGCTCCAAGTGTTAACATTATCATCAAAGGGATTAAAGGGAACCTAGCATGGACACTAGACTTTATGAATCACAATTTGGTCTTGAAGGATCTaaggttaatgtagtttgCCATGGCTTCTCCTCCTACTTTTCATAAATAAGTCTACTACTTCGAAGACTGGGAACTAGGAGAATGTTACCACCTTCTAATCAAGCAGTCTGCTCAGCCTTGACAAACTTTAACCCATCCTCCCCCTACACCAACTGCCATTCTACTCTTACTCCTCAAGGTGATGGAGTAAGAGACTCTCTTGAAGGTGTTCAAAAAGAAGCTGAagctaaagatgaagacAAGactgaagatactcctcCTACTGACAAATCTTCTAAGACTAAGACTATCTTTGGATATCTATTGGGAACGGGAGCTCCTGCCGGTGGAGGCACCTATGGTGGTTGGTATATCTGGAAAAACTACTTCTTTGACCCTCTTGTACGCttaatataatgatactcATGGGAAGTCTatggagatccttgggttagacagatttaggagtctatggagatactacCATGGATACACCATTACGCTTCCTTAGTCACCAAATTCAACATCCACACAGTTGCCTACATACATCACCCATGACTATGatatattctacaaataTACATTAATTTTATTACTACAGTTTCTCATGTCATGCTTCCGGCGGCCAGCTTAAAGAGTGGTAAAAGAGTCGAGCAGCTCCTAACGATTTTAGATCTCAGAGGATTTCAGATGAGTCAGATAAACACAAAATTGAAGGCCTTTTTGAGCGCAATGACTCTCGTTACACAAAATTACTATCCAGAGCTCCTGGGTAAACTCCTCTTTGTAAATACTCCTGGTATGTTCTCAGCCCTTTGGGCCATCTTCTCGGgtcttttggataaaaaGACACTTGGAAAAATCACTGTTATATCTTCCAAGACTGAATCAAGGGCGAAGATTCTTGAGCTCGTTGAACCTGATCAACTGCCAGAGTTTCTCGGTGGTACTCAGCCAGACGATACATGGCAAACGAGCCATTTTGGACCGTGgggagatgaagaaattataAAATCTCTCAGGGACACGAATCCACATCTACCACTTGAGCTTTTTGAGCTAAAGTGTTTGTAGAAAACCCATCGGAGATGTATAAGCAGTAATGACCTCAAACAAAATTGGGTACATGACCGTTTTGTAACATACAGAACATGATTTTTGGCTTTACGCTTTAAAAAGTACAGTGTAATTGTTAGTAGTATCTTTACGTGGTAACATGAATGTGCATCTTGTAGTTTTCCGGGCCACAGACGGACAAGCGATTGGCCCCCGCATGCAAGGTGATCCGtaatggatataaaataaataccgtgaaaataaagatgtACCACGTTAAATAGATGTGATTATAGTGCAAAGATGCCAGAAACCACGGCAAACAATAGTGGAATGGCATAGAAGGAAGCGGTCAAGAAACCGTCTTCGTTAACCTTGAGTCCCTCTATCAAAAAGTCGTACAAGTTTTCGGTAATTTGGTACCATCCAAAAGTTCTCTTCTGAAAGTAGAGAAGCTCAGTCTCCTCATTATGTCCCTCGACAACAATCTGAGCCAACAAGTTCTTCTTTCCGTCAGAcaagaaggaagatgagATGCACAATTCCTCATCGGAACCGGTCCATATGGTAGAATCTCCGTCGACAACCTTGGTGATTGGGGTACCATGAGCAACAATTGAGAAAGTGTATGGGCTGTTCTCACGAGGCTTGACGATCTCAGTCTCCTCTGGAAGGGATGCAATGTCAAGAGTGTAAATGTCAATCTCCTTGCGCTCTTCAGCCTCTTTGCCACTGAGGATCTTCAAGTAAGCATCAGAGAATACCTTCTCATCAACATCAACCCACATACCACCAATGTTCTCAAAGAACTCCTCTCTTTGGCCATTTATAATGACAGAGCAGATGTGCATGTCATACTTCTTGAAGAAGGTGGCAATAGTGCAGTACTGGCCCTTGGCACCTTCCCAGACCAAACTGTTGCCATAGTACAGGGCAGAAATCTTGAATCCGGCGAAAGGTGAAACCAATCGGGTCTCAACACCATAGTCGTTGTAGACGACGTTATTGAAGGAACCATCCTGAGGAGCCGAGGCATCAACCTTGATGACGGAGGATTTATCTGAAAGCTTTCCTGAGATGAAAATCTTGCCATAGCGATCCTGGAAGGTATCAGCGTCTATATGGACCCAATGTCCGTCAAAATGCTCAAAGAATAGTTCCTTACCAGCGGCTTCAACTGAGCAAATATACAAGCTACCTCTCTTGAAGAAGGTGGCACTAGTGCAGTATTCACCACTCTTTCCTTCCCAAACACGTTCCTTACCGTGATACAAGGCGGCAATCTTGGAGCCACCAAGAGGTGAAACCAATCTGGTCTCAACACCATAGTCGTTGTAGACAGTGTTGGTGAATGAACCCTTTTGTGAGGAAAGAACATCGACCTTGATGACCTTGGAAGCACCTTCTGTGAGTTCACCAACCCTTTTGAAGAAGGTGCTAAAGTCTGTTGGCTTCCAGATACCATTCACCTTTTCGAAATAATGTTGGCTAAGCTTGTTCTTGGTATCAATAGCATGCAACCTGAAGATGGCTTCTCCATAAGCAGAGTAGATTACGACACCGGTAATCTTGGAACCACTCTGTGCTTTCCATACGGGGACGCCTCCATCAACGATGTAAACAGCCTTCAAGCCATACTTGGGGACGAAGTGCTTGTAGCTTAGTCCGTTGGTATTCTGCCCATAGACAACAACGTCGGGGTTGTTTGACTTGGAAAGGTCGATTGTTGCACCAAACTTGGCCTGTTCAGCAAAGAATCTGTCATACTTTATGTGGTAATACTCCTTGGTGATTTGTGTCaactttccattttcattctctatgAAGACGAGGTTGTTGCCAGATTGACCAATGAGGATTTTGAACAACTTGGCTTCACCAGCCCTGTACAATACATTCACAGAAGTGGCATGCATGCCATTCTTGGCCTCCCAGATGAGTTGCTTTCCGCACATGATTCTGTTCATGTGGAAATCAACTTTTGCCAGTGCGATCCTGTTATGCAAGTTGTGATAATCAGCCTCAATGAGGGAGACCTTGTTAGTGTCTACATTCTCAGTATCGAGAGTGAATGCGCCTGGGTCCTCCGTGAAGAGTGAGTAGGCCTTCTTGTCATAGCGAGCCTTATCTACTCGTACCCatttgccattttcacgTTCACGGTAAGAAGATGAGGGGGAGAAGGTTGGGCCCATGACGACCTCAGAAAGATAAGGCACACCGCCTCTAGAGATTAGATTGACAGAAGTGGCCTTTTTGCCACGACCGTACTCCCAAACGACCTCATGGTTATACACAACTTTGGCAAGCGACTGTTGAATGCGTGCGGTGAAAACGCGGTAGTCAGCCTTTCCGTAGTATTCATTAGTAATTATCACGTTTAATTTGTCTGGATGAGCGAGATCAAGGGTGACGTTGTCATAATCACTTCCCTTGAACGAATGTTCCGGGACATTGGCGCAACTGCACAGCCCCAAGAGACCGAATATGTGTAATGCAACCGATACCTTCATTTCGGTCGATTTGGAAAAAGAAAGAATAATGCCAAGGAGGAGAATTCATTCATTCCCTCAGTATGGGGAACCGACGGGTGTAGTTCCAGAAAGAAGAACCGAGAAATCTCTCAGCCTGCATTCACGTTCACCAGATTCTACACCTTTGGAATGTAGAAATATGTCCCTATCGTATTCCActtttggaagaaaaaGTCGCCATCGTCTCCATGCACAACGGCGGGGTCTATGGTGGTGGACATTCCACCTAAAGttcaaatgtgtacatTCAAATGAACTTCTATGATGAAGTTGACGTATCTTGTGAATGGTCGAAGAATAACATCCGGCGATTCTGGTCTTGAGCTCGTGGGTCCTCTGCCGCGTTGATGGCGAGCGTCCATTCACCCTGTGAATGAGCAGTTCACGGTGTTTATGGAGAGGCTCTGCAATGGTTTCTAGAGTACATTGCAGTGGGTTTTGGTGGAATGGGATGAACCCTGGTCCCCGGTGTCTCCTGTAGAAGTCGAGAGTTTAAGGGCATTCCATACGTCCAAACGTGTTTAAAGATGTACTACATGATGTTTCGTGTGCCCAGGATGGGCGTAATAGTTCAGTTTCCTGGGAATGCAGAGTTGTGGTTGGAGATTCTATGGACGTCCAGTTTCCATCTAGGCCCATTTACAAGGCATCTAGATAATCTACATGCTATAAACACAGTGTAAGTTCTATTTAGCCACTAATTACATCTACATGCACGTGACTTTGCGGTCAGTTGGGATGACCAAGAGGTCTGTTCCATGTCTTGCCACTCACATTTACCCAGGTCTCTCCCTGGCTAAAGCTAGTCCATTGCATGAATTTTTATACGGGGCATGTACGGATACT
It encodes:
- a CDS encoding conserved hypothetical protein (encoded by transcript BEWA_000020A); translation: MFRSSEKRAKNFATDLTPEELEGLVQALSEEQKALLHEIKQTFMANVYGNELLFDDLFFVRFLRARSFDLKKTTVMLNKYFAWRTETDVPRIITTDMTEIREKLRVHHPHAYHGVDKMGRPIYIERIGLSNPSKALHELSTQQLTEYYVQRYEYLSHVMLPAASLKSGKRVEQLLTILDLRGFQMSQINTKLKAFLSAMTLVTQNYYPELLGKLLFVNTPGMFSALWAIFSGLLDKKTLGKITVISSKTESRAKILELVEPDQLPEFLGGTQPDDTWQTSHFGPWGDEEIIKSLRDTNPHLPLELFELKCL
- a CDS encoding uncharacterized protein (encoded by transcript BEWA_000030A), yielding MKVSVALHIFGLLGLCSCANVPEHSFKGSDYDNVTLDLAHPDKLNVIITNEYYGKADYRVFTARIQQSLAKVVYNHEVVWEYGRGKKATSVNLISRGGVPYLSEVVMGPTFSPSSSYRERENGKWVRVDKARYDKKAYSLFTEDPGAFTLDTENVDTNKVSLIEADYHNLHNRIALAKVDFHMNRIMCGKQLIWEAKNGMHATSVNVLYRAGEAKLFKILIGQSGNNLVFIENENGKLTQITKEYYHIKYDRFFAEQAKFGATIDLSKSNNPDVVVYGQNTNGLSYKHFVPKYGLKAVYIVDGGVPVWKAQSGSKITGVVIYSAYGEAIFRLHAIDTKNKLSQHYFEKVNGIWKPTDFSTFFKRVGELTEGASKVIKVDVLSSQKGSFTNTVYNDYGVETRLVSPLGGSKIAALYHGKERVWEGKSGEYCTSATFFKRGSLYICSVEAAGKELFFEHFDGHWVHIDADTFQDRYGKIFISGKLSDKSSVIKVDASAPQDGSFNNVVYNDYGVETRLVSPFAGFKISALYYGNSLVWEGAKGQYCTIATFFKKYDMHICSVIINGQREEFFENIGGMWVDVDEKVFSDAYLKILSGKEAEERKEIDIYTLDIASLPEETEIVKPRENSPYTFSIVAHGTPITKVVDGDSTIWTGSDEELCISSSFLSDGKKNLLAQIVVEGHNEETELLYFQKRTFGWYQITENLYDFLIEGLKVNEDGFLTASFYAIPLLFAVVSGIFAL